Proteins from a genomic interval of Youhaiella tibetensis:
- a CDS encoding glycosyltransferase family 2 protein, with product MLEAQRTGNPDQPGTPLVSVIMANFEAGGRIVHALRSVLAQTLADIEVIVSDDASRDDSIAYVRDAMRNDGRVRLVTTQSNGGPARSRNRALEVARGRWIAVVDSDDIIHPERFERLLAAAAYHDADIVADDLLLFYEDGTAPRLMLGEEASTNFLVDTERWIMGGIGNTPALGYLKPLVRAEKLGHVRYDETLRIGEDYDLVLRLLLEGAAMVVVPEPFYLYRRHTASISHRLSAADVEAMIDRQTVVAAAVDGPLSVPVAAAFTARQDALRQRLAYEQLVAGVKSRSLARVVSLIARDPTHLGRLWASFTEGRRRRLPTQMPSQSPVLFLGGVDAGSIAEVVPDYVPTEQVDWSAPRQREIWRSLAARRGAGTTRCVPLDRAGRYATGFIPEAEITPMETAGRVP from the coding sequence GTGCTTGAGGCCCAACGAACCGGCAATCCAGATCAGCCGGGCACGCCGCTTGTCTCCGTGATCATGGCCAATTTCGAGGCAGGGGGTAGGATCGTCCACGCCCTGCGTTCTGTGCTGGCACAGACACTTGCGGACATCGAGGTCATTGTCAGTGACGACGCCTCGCGCGACGACAGCATCGCTTATGTCCGTGATGCGATGAGAAACGATGGTCGGGTCCGTCTCGTCACCACGCAATCCAATGGTGGGCCGGCGCGCTCCCGCAATCGCGCCCTGGAAGTGGCTCGCGGTCGCTGGATCGCGGTGGTCGATTCCGATGACATCATCCATCCCGAACGGTTCGAGCGCCTGCTCGCCGCCGCCGCTTACCATGACGCCGATATCGTCGCCGACGATCTGCTGCTGTTCTACGAGGATGGCACGGCCCCACGGTTGATGCTCGGAGAGGAGGCCAGCACCAACTTCCTCGTCGACACGGAGCGCTGGATCATGGGGGGGATCGGGAATACGCCCGCGCTTGGATACCTCAAACCCCTGGTCCGCGCCGAAAAGCTCGGCCATGTTCGGTACGACGAAACACTGCGCATCGGCGAGGACTACGATCTCGTGCTCCGGTTGTTGCTGGAGGGGGCTGCGATGGTGGTGGTTCCGGAGCCCTTCTACCTTTACCGGCGCCACACCGCCTCCATTTCACATCGCCTCTCAGCCGCTGACGTTGAAGCGATGATTGACCGGCAGACAGTCGTCGCGGCCGCGGTGGACGGTCCGCTCTCGGTGCCTGTGGCTGCTGCTTTCACTGCGCGGCAAGATGCGTTGCGGCAGCGACTGGCCTACGAGCAACTCGTGGCCGGCGTAAAAAGCCGCAGCCTGGCGCGCGTCGTGTCGCTTATCGCGCGCGATCCAACACATCTGGGCCGGTTGTGGGCGTCGTTCACCGAGGGGCGTCGTCGACGCTTGCCGACGCAGATGCCCTCACAGTCTCCGGTCCTGTTTCTGGGCGGCGTGGATGCCGGCAGTATCGCGGAGGTCGTGCCCGACTACGTGCCGACGGAGCAGGTCGACTGGTCGGCGCCCCGGCAGCGTGAGATCTGGCGTTCTCTCGCTGCACGTCGCGGCGCCGGCACCACCCGGTGCGTCCCGCTCGATCGCGCGGGACGCTATGCGACCGGGTTCATCCCGGAGGCCGAAATCACACCGATGGAGACGGCGGGGAGGGTGCCGTGA
- a CDS encoding sugar transferase yields the protein MSIINAEMGSRTPTKSEVPRGARAKRAFDVTAALAMLIFALPAMFFIAVILFSTDRGPIVFAHERVGRNGRRFRCLKFRSMVVNSQEALRKHLEASPQARVEWEANQKLTNDPRVTPIGRFLRATSLDELPQLINVIRGDMSLVGPRPIVEDEVARYADEIAQYAAVRPGITGLWQVSGRSDVDYEQRVQLDSRYVREWSFAGDIVILVKTVKVVLLRTGSR from the coding sequence ATGTCGATCATCAATGCTGAAATGGGTTCGCGTACCCCCACCAAATCGGAGGTTCCCAGAGGCGCACGCGCAAAGCGGGCTTTCGACGTCACTGCGGCTTTGGCCATGCTGATCTTCGCCCTCCCGGCGATGTTCTTCATCGCGGTCATCCTGTTCTCCACCGACCGGGGACCGATCGTCTTCGCGCATGAACGCGTGGGCCGGAACGGACGCCGCTTCCGGTGTCTCAAGTTCCGCTCGATGGTCGTGAACTCCCAGGAGGCGCTGCGAAAGCACCTCGAGGCGTCGCCACAGGCCCGAGTGGAATGGGAGGCGAACCAGAAACTGACGAACGATCCCCGGGTGACCCCAATCGGACGGTTCCTCAGGGCAACGAGTCTCGATGAGCTGCCGCAGCTAATCAACGTCATCCGTGGCGACATGAGCCTGGTCGGCCCCCGTCCCATCGTCGAGGACGAGGTAGCGCGCTACGCCGACGAGATCGCGCAATACGCCGCAGTGCGGCCCGGAATCACCGGCCTCTGGCAGGTCAGTGGACGCAGCGACGTCGACTACGAGCAGCGCGTCCAGCTCGATAGCCGCTACGTGCGCGAGTGGTCCTTCGCCGGCGACATCGTCATCCTCGTCAAGACCGTCAAAGTTGTGCTGCTGCGTACCGGCAGCCGATAG
- a CDS encoding glycosyltransferase family 2 protein, which yields MPDFQTGLVHIRTPTYRRPEALRRALASMVAQTWQDWVCDVYDDDSGQSGRRVVEEFADPRIRYTANTPQLFASRNIDHCFSASNPHGAEFFCVVEDDNFILPAFCAANIALAREQKVEIVLRNQLIEHDSGKPSAFLSATGVLDDLFTDGVYEAREFRMSLLAGIGVSNGGLFWSVRARSPLEIRYSCTATVQEYLRTYSIAEPIYVALEALAVWAENGDQTTRNAELGIGYLRRELDLKRTVQALRQKTWAEASVIQRRGFLTDPRFAAPVAVRASHAGKALLDPRFAGHISSAQLLRLRARGLAIRLLGRLTPDFENFLASRSRVHDGAARP from the coding sequence ATGCCTGACTTCCAGACAGGTCTCGTTCATATTCGCACGCCGACCTACCGGCGCCCGGAGGCTTTGCGCCGCGCCTTGGCCTCTATGGTGGCCCAAACCTGGCAGGATTGGGTCTGCGATGTCTACGATGATGACAGCGGCCAGTCGGGGAGGCGCGTGGTCGAGGAGTTCGCCGATCCGCGCATACGCTACACCGCGAACACGCCCCAGCTTTTCGCCTCGCGTAACATCGATCACTGCTTCTCGGCGTCCAATCCGCACGGGGCGGAGTTCTTCTGCGTAGTGGAGGACGACAACTTCATTTTGCCCGCGTTCTGCGCCGCCAACATCGCCCTCGCGCGCGAGCAGAAGGTCGAGATTGTCCTGCGTAATCAACTCATCGAGCACGACAGCGGCAAACCCAGTGCCTTCCTGAGTGCCACTGGCGTTTTGGATGACCTCTTTACCGACGGCGTCTACGAGGCGCGGGAATTTCGCATGTCGCTCCTCGCCGGTATCGGTGTTTCCAACGGTGGCCTCTTCTGGTCCGTGCGGGCCCGCTCCCCCCTGGAGATTCGGTATTCTTGTACAGCGACCGTGCAGGAATACCTGCGCACCTATTCCATTGCCGAACCCATCTACGTCGCCCTCGAGGCGCTTGCGGTCTGGGCGGAAAATGGCGACCAGACCACGCGCAATGCCGAGCTGGGTATTGGCTACCTGCGCCGCGAACTCGATCTCAAGCGGACGGTACAGGCGTTGCGCCAGAAGACCTGGGCCGAGGCGTCGGTGATTCAGCGAAGAGGCTTCCTAACAGATCCACGCTTCGCTGCGCCTGTCGCCGTGCGCGCTTCTCATGCTGGCAAGGCGCTGCTCGATCCGCGCTTTGCTGGTCATATCTCATCGGCGCAACTCCTGCGCTTGCGAGCGAGGGGGCTTGCCATTCGCCTGTTGGGGCGCCTGACGCCCGATTTTGAGAACTTTCTGGCCTCGCGCAGCCGCGTCCACGATGGAGCGGCTCGACCATGA
- a CDS encoding lipopolysaccharide biosynthesis protein — protein sequence MSVVAEADGRLDHLKSGRASAAIKGTLWSLAGSFAPAALGFLVFLVTSRVLTPAEFGIVAFAASIGTIGLAIAPAGFREALIQRPSISARHLDTVFWLCLSAGVLIYAGLCSSAPFVAAASGQPLLGALIPFIAARVIFDMAAAVPNALLVRTMSFRMLALRTTAASVVAALLCLLLLWLGLGLWALAASQLASSVATCVAALVAARWVPGWRFDRQALGELRAFGLFSTGNHFITTINLDQMLIGALLGPAWLGIYGFARRIFQILTDVLSGALNLVSYSLLSSMQDEPGKRRDAYLLGTFASSVVAFPVFSGLALVAGDLIPFAFGAHWLEAVPVVQAFCVLGVLTAIGILQASLIRSQGQADLWLYYIALKQGVTVLYIFLFARWGITALSMSLVILNIVMWLPTVGMVARILGISIPAYLASFALPVAATVIMGGAGWLTQLALGDADVLTRLVATMGAATLSYGAVVWVLGRRQVEMLAAFVRRRR from the coding sequence ATGAGCGTTGTGGCGGAAGCGGATGGCAGGCTCGACCACCTCAAGAGCGGCCGCGCCAGCGCCGCTATCAAGGGCACACTCTGGTCGCTTGCAGGCAGCTTTGCGCCGGCCGCCCTCGGCTTCCTGGTTTTCCTTGTGACATCGCGGGTACTGACCCCTGCGGAGTTCGGCATCGTGGCGTTCGCTGCAAGCATCGGAACCATTGGTCTTGCGATCGCGCCAGCAGGATTTCGCGAGGCGCTGATCCAGCGACCATCGATTTCTGCACGGCACCTCGACACCGTGTTCTGGCTCTGCCTCAGCGCGGGAGTGCTGATTTACGCCGGCCTGTGCTCGAGTGCGCCATTTGTGGCGGCCGCGAGCGGACAGCCGCTGTTGGGGGCCCTCATTCCGTTTATTGCCGCGCGAGTGATCTTCGATATGGCAGCCGCGGTGCCCAACGCACTGCTGGTGCGCACCATGTCATTTCGCATGCTGGCGTTGCGGACGACGGCGGCGTCAGTCGTTGCGGCGCTGCTATGTCTGCTACTACTCTGGTTGGGACTTGGCCTGTGGGCGCTCGCGGCCTCGCAACTGGCCAGTTCCGTCGCGACTTGCGTCGCGGCACTGGTCGCAGCGCGGTGGGTTCCGGGTTGGCGGTTCGACCGGCAAGCCTTGGGGGAGCTGCGGGCCTTCGGGCTCTTTTCAACCGGCAATCACTTCATCACAACCATCAACCTCGACCAGATGTTGATCGGGGCCTTGCTGGGGCCGGCATGGCTGGGCATCTACGGTTTTGCCCGGCGAATTTTTCAAATTTTGACCGATGTTCTATCGGGCGCGTTGAACCTGGTCTCCTATTCGCTGCTCTCATCGATGCAGGACGAGCCAGGCAAGCGGCGTGACGCCTATCTCCTAGGGACCTTTGCCTCCTCGGTCGTCGCGTTCCCGGTATTTTCGGGCCTGGCGCTGGTTGCAGGCGACCTTATCCCGTTCGCCTTCGGGGCGCATTGGCTCGAGGCGGTTCCGGTGGTGCAGGCGTTCTGCGTGCTCGGGGTGCTTACCGCGATCGGGATCCTGCAGGCATCGCTTATTCGCAGCCAGGGCCAGGCTGATCTCTGGCTCTATTACATAGCCCTCAAGCAGGGTGTGACGGTCCTTTACATCTTTCTTTTCGCCCGGTGGGGTATCACGGCCCTCAGCATGTCTCTCGTCATCCTCAATATCGTGATGTGGCTGCCGACCGTCGGCATGGTGGCGCGTATCCTGGGCATTTCCATCCCTGCCTACCTGGCCTCGTTCGCGCTGCCGGTCGCGGCGACGGTCATCATGGGCGGGGCGGGCTGGCTCACGCAGCTGGCGCTCGGCGATGCCGATGTTCTGACGCGCTTGGTCGCAACGATGGGCGCCGCAACATTGAGCTACGGCGCCGTCGTTTGGGTTTTGGGTCGACGTCAGGTCGAAATGCTGGCCGCTTTCGTGAGGCGTCGCCGCTAG
- a CDS encoding O-antigen ligase family protein encodes MTTFPDRITVNLASVLTFGAFAALVLNAMFGSLAALTFMFCGMLLIVSNPARSVDSLRRWWFVLLLPAYCILTALWSQFPTNSVRYGVQLMFTAMVAVVITGRLSTATLMRLMFIVYAIGVVASVAFGRTGAGGTWLGVFGSKNAFAAHIAVFVLIAAALTADRDSPWFLRLCALGGVVISGPLLILAQSAGATLMVLPCLAVIVLTLVTTRLSQNQKLFLLVMLAIAAAALALVVLVLGDTLLAEVLEGSGKDPTLTGRTDLWATGLGYIAERPLQGLGYRSFWVIGFAPAEELWAMFDVPAGAGFNFHNTYISNAVEIGLVGLAMQIVLIYGGALLMAAYTFARPSPANALLLALQLLMILRSFIEVEVFFEFSIRSIMGIATFIYALAGLLVLRRQPSTPAPHLSHRGLFRHA; translated from the coding sequence GTGACCACCTTTCCCGACAGGATTACGGTCAACCTGGCTAGCGTTCTCACCTTCGGGGCCTTTGCTGCCCTGGTCCTCAACGCCATGTTCGGCTCGCTGGCGGCGCTGACATTCATGTTCTGCGGGATGCTGCTCATAGTCAGCAATCCGGCAAGAAGCGTCGATAGCCTTCGCCGCTGGTGGTTCGTGCTGCTCCTGCCTGCCTATTGCATCCTTACCGCCTTGTGGTCGCAATTTCCCACCAATTCAGTGCGCTATGGCGTGCAGCTCATGTTTACCGCGATGGTCGCGGTCGTCATCACGGGGCGGCTTTCCACCGCGACGCTGATGCGGCTGATGTTCATCGTCTACGCCATAGGAGTCGTCGCGAGCGTAGCGTTTGGCCGAACCGGGGCAGGTGGGACCTGGCTGGGCGTCTTCGGCAGCAAGAATGCCTTTGCGGCACATATCGCGGTGTTTGTGTTGATCGCCGCCGCCCTGACGGCCGATCGCGACAGTCCATGGTTTTTGCGCCTCTGCGCTTTGGGGGGCGTGGTCATATCAGGGCCACTGCTGATCCTGGCGCAATCTGCCGGCGCTACCCTGATGGTCCTGCCGTGCCTGGCCGTCATCGTGCTCACTTTGGTGACGACACGGCTTTCCCAGAACCAGAAGCTCTTCCTTCTCGTCATGCTGGCTATTGCCGCTGCCGCCCTCGCGCTGGTGGTGCTAGTCCTGGGCGACACGCTGCTGGCAGAGGTGCTCGAAGGTTCGGGCAAGGATCCCACGCTCACCGGACGAACCGACCTCTGGGCGACCGGTCTCGGCTACATAGCCGAGCGGCCACTGCAGGGGCTTGGCTACCGCTCGTTCTGGGTCATCGGCTTCGCGCCGGCCGAGGAGCTTTGGGCGATGTTCGATGTCCCGGCGGGCGCAGGCTTCAACTTCCATAACACCTACATTTCGAACGCGGTCGAGATCGGCCTCGTGGGGCTCGCGATGCAGATCGTGCTTATCTATGGCGGCGCGCTGCTCATGGCGGCCTACACCTTCGCCCGACCCAGTCCAGCCAACGCCCTGCTGCTGGCGCTTCAGTTGCTGATGATCCTGCGCAGCTTCATCGAGGTTGAGGTGTTCTTCGAGTTCTCCATCCGCTCGATCATGGGGATCGCGACGTTCATCTATGCATTGGCCGGCCTTTTGGTTCTGCGTCGCCAGCCCAGCACGCCAGCTCCGCATTTGTCACACAGAGGGTTGTTCAGACATGCCTGA